The DNA region gttatttgggtcatcaataaaAAAGTATTATCTttcatgctaagagtattactttttattataaatatcggtagggttgacccgtctcacagaaaaatattcgtgaaaccgtctcacaagagacctactctataaTTAAACCCAACAAAATTAAAGtagaatggaaaaaaaaaacacaaaaacaaaaacaaaaagagtCACAATGGCAAACAAACGAATCAAGAAAgggagaaaataaaaaataaaatgagaaAACAAAAGAAGGTCACAATGGCAAACAAACAAATCCTAAAAGCCATTAAGATCATATAATTTCTGCCCAGATTTCTCGGGTTTCGGGCAAAGAAGTTCGATCGTTTGGAATCAAAATCCAATGATTGATCTCCAAAACATTGCCATCTCAGTGCCATACATTTACTTTCACTACCACAAATTTGATAACAAATCTCCATAGCCAAGAATTTGAATTTCCTATAGTAGCTAAGCTAACTAGCAAATCATGAATCTATCTTGTTCTATACCTCTATCTTCTCGACGACTAGCCAacgcacaaaaaaaaaaaaaaaaaaaagattgggCGATGATCATttttatacatatacatataattCAATACGTATAAAGAAAATAACGTCTTGTATATTCGATTTTCTTGATCGGGAAAGACAATGTTTGCTTCTAATTCAAAAAAGGAATATAATTATTAGTGAAATGCATGATATATGTGGCCCAAAAGTTTGAAAAATACGAAGAAAAAGAGGAGTAAATGAAGTTGCTTTCCCTTTAACCAGCTGGTGTACTTGAAGCTCCTTTCTTGCTTTAATATATTCCATAACAAGTAAAGGAGATTCTAGGATGATGCAGAACAGGACAGAACCACCGATCCCTCAGAATTTTAAGGTAGAAAATTATTTAGTCTTCAATTCAAAGGTCACTTCCACATTACTAAATtcgaaaattcatttttttccgcaaattaaataaaataaattaatgaaaatgtgaaaattttatcaaattttcgaagttggctcacattttaattatcataattgTGGTAGCTAGGGGACCCCATAATATGGGTTGAAGTGAGATCTCACAAATCTAAAAGCAATAAAAGGGGAGGAGAAGAATATGGCCTCAGGAAtcaagaaaatttgaacaaaagGAACTTGTCAACATCCCACCGAAGAATAATTGTTACTATTTATTTttacaagaatttttttttttttaaaaaaaaacaaattaatgcatgattttattcaaTTGCCATATTTATGCAAGCATTGCGTCACTTGTGGGCTCTTCTTCTACCATGCATTTATTAGCATTTCCTAAGTATGAATATGAATGAATTTCTTCGGGTTGTGATGAATTTGAATGTCAAAACACTTCATCCACCCGTTTCGATTTTATATCCTTATTACtaagtattaaaaaaataactattgtttgaatgaattaaataattaaataatgaaaaaataaataggAAGTTTGTTTGTAAAATTTGCATttctaatgattttttttattaatttgtgtgAAAAAACAAACCAACCTATTTATTTAGAGTTGGATTTCTTGAAAATGATTGCTAACCTATTTATGATCCCTGTTTTCAAGGAGTATGGTTTTTAACTGCATTAATTTTTGGTTAAGTGTCATATTGATAAATTGACAAATTGTTAGGTAATGGAACATTTCAAGTTtctaatcttgattttgatgttaacaaaacttgttattttatttttaaagagtttacctaagtgcgcagaaagctgaactgatcagtttacgAGCCAAAaatgaagctatcgagacgcaaaatAAAAGTACCAACTGATTGACCGAGCTGAACCAACCCAATTGATATAtcaaagaacagttcaactgattgttcagctgatAGGTTGTTcaacagaagaccttcagaagcccggtcagctgatgaagagttcaactgatgaaaagtCTAGCCTACCAGTTCAACTGTATCAGTGAAATCaattcagctgacgagccaactgatttcaccacaccagttcaagaccaattcagctgaccagttcagaacatcagttaggagccgaCTAGTTTGCAGaacaagacaagcttatctaagtagAATCCATCTTTGTGCATTATGGAAAACAAATGTAcgatcaaaggacaataatgaacgttgcagcaGAGCTTAATGGCAAtacgttccagaatggctgtcagAAAGTACatacatatttgatgagtcttgacgTACGGTCATATTGATTCTATAAATTCAatatcaagaccatcaacaaacaaGTGTGTAAAAAACAGAGAGAGGAAGATAGGGCACTCTCAATTCTTATCAACTTACAAGAAGCAACCAGTgcagatttgagggaacacttcaacgtatTATCAACTTatattagaagcacaattctctcagtgtgtgagaacacattcgtgttgtattcatagatcagttctctctcacacacacaccatcactcacatatacacaaAGAATCGAGCGTATtgaatagctgagtgagtcttacACAAAGACATTAGACTTGTGTATAtagtctttaacacatagacgttaaacaagtgttggctggaaggtgctgcttTCAGTTTGGACTAGGAGTTCGGTTAGGCAGTAGCATAGGTCCTaagctgaatgggtttgtacaaggtgttgtataaatcaaagtcttctaatggaacctacccgaggtggtagaagaggtgaagtaggagcagttgaagtctccaaacatccataaacatattttgtgtatttaactgtttaactattgttttaaactgatttgatcagttcgagctgaTATCAATTTAGTTCTCATAATAATTGAACTGATACAAGCAAGAACTGATCCTCCTTATTTCTATCATTCAGTTTACaaaagctaaaagctttaaaatgattagctttcttaacgaatgattacttcgagtattttccgcttggtttaaaaccaagctCGATTTaatcatcggtgtttacattcttagaacacgagttaTTGCATCTCATTGAGAATATTTGTGCTTGAAACACCCTCGCTGGTGTCAGCACCGATCCTAGtaattgatatcagagctagCTATTCTAAGAACAACATTTAAAAActggtattttaaaatttgtttcaaaatgataattaaaatgacattcaaaataattttaaaaattttatatgtgtttgctGTGGGAAGAGAGAAGATTTTTGGATCTGCGactaacattgtagccactGCTCTCGACTCAGTAACTTTTTTTGTTTTAGCAGCTTGTAGGGTTTTGAGTTCAGACTGACAGCAGAATAGCTAAACTGTTCAGTGGATCAAATTTCAGTTGCCAGCGTACCTAatcaacagacgaaacccaactaTCGGCTGAAATGTTGGATGAttaggagcttaatcatcagcagtatATCTTCGcttcattgccatatcagatcaaaaTAGATTATCAATGTGTTTCAacatcagttgagtccagtttgcaTTAGCTAgaccagttagccagcacagagatcaagtccaaggcaaTTAGCTGTCTTTTTGACAAAAAAACTcaagatcgatgcagcattTCAAGTGTTCAAGGCTACAGGTTATTGGTATATCCATTATGTATAAAATGActgatatttgattttgtttaaaatttgttattgtAGTAGCAATTTCCCTTACACACGTTGGTGTGCTTAAATATATGATACAAGGGATgcgtatttgattaaataaacatcatatttaTCCAGTTAGTTTTTATGTAACTGAACTGCTATCTTCATATTTGTTGCCTAAACTACTCGAATATTAAAAGATGCTAAAAACTTATTTAACCACATAAGTGATTATATTTTTAACTAGGAGTTTTTAATTAAGTTCTTGAGGGGagtttttaattgtttttaaatattttctctcTCGAACTGAAAATTTCTTTTTATTCgcttaaatgttttaaagattttattttaatcGCTTTAATtgatcaagttttgtgatcatcaaaaagggggagattgttggaagatttcaagttcgcaatcttgatttgatgttaacaaaacttgttattttgttaacAATGAGTTTACCTAAGTGCCCAGAAAgttgaaactgatcaggcttcaaACTAATCAGTTTAAGAgcaaaaactgaagctatcgagacgcaaaatGAAAGTACCAACTaattgatcgaactgaaccatCCCAACTAATATATCAAAggacagttcaactgattgttcagctgataggtggtcCAATAGAAAACCTTCAGAAGcacggccagctgatgaagaattcaactgatgaagagctcaactgaccagttcaactgtatcagtgaaatcagttcagctgacgaacCAACTGATTTCGCCACActagttcaagaccagttcagagcatcagttaggagccgACTAGTTTGCAGAAAAGACAAGTTTATTTAAGTGAAATCCAGATGTGTACATTAAGGAAATCAAATGTCGGTCAAatgacaataatgaacgttgcagcaGAGCTTAATGGCAATACGTTCCAGAATGGTTGTCAGAAAGTACAAGACACAAATTTCTAGGAATGGATTCAAATTGCAAAGgaatatttgatgagtcttgacgTACAATCATATTgcttctataaatacaagatcaagaccatcaacaaacaaGTGTGTGTAAAAAACAGAGAGAGGAAGATAGGGCATACTCAATtcttatcagcttacaagaagcaaccagtgcagatttgagggaacacttcaacgtgttaacAACTTAGATTAAAAGCACAATTCTCTCAGTGtatgagaacactttcgtgttgtattcatagatcagttctctCTCACATACACACaccatcactcacatatatataGAGAATCGAGCGTATTgaatagttgagtgagtcttgcacaaagacattaaaattgtgtatgtagtctttaacacatagacgttaaacaagtgttggctggaaggtgctgcttTCAGTTTGGACGAGGAGTTCGGTTAGGAAGTagcgtaagtcctaagctgagtgagtttatacaaagtgttgtataaatcatagtcttctagtggaacctacccgaggtggtacaAGGGGTGACGTAGTAGCAGttaaagtctccgaacatccataaacatatcttgtgtatttaactgtttaactattgttttaaactgatttgatcagttcgagctgatatcagttaagttctcatcataactgaactgaaacaagcaagaactgatcccccttatTTTAGTCATTAAGTTTACAAAAGCTAAAAACTTTAAACCgatcagctttcttaacgaaggattacttcaagtattttccgcttggtttaaaacaaaactcgatttaattcatcgatgtttacattcttaaaacacgagctattgcagctcattgagaaaaTTAATGCTTGAAACACCTTCACATATGTCAGTACTGATCCTGTCATTACATTAACTATTGTAAATGGTTTATTTGTTACatgaattatttataaattgagaAATTGAAACATGATAAATCATTAATCTAAATTGCTTTTAAGTTTAATTATCATTATCAATTCAATCAGGTacacacttttattttcaagattatttaatttattatttttaaatatatatatatatatttatttaaatttacattatgataaataattatcaattaaattataaaactaattttttcattaataaaaaatattgttttcggACGACAGAAGCAAAAATAatcatcattttattttttcaaaattcggtaTTTATAAATTGGAATCGAGAAAATGTTCAACACGAAAGTTAAAGATCGTGAATGAGTTAGACTTTTCATGCATTGTTGTATGGTGATTTGGTCATCACGCGCCATCGAAAAGCCAACGaaacttataaaaaatatttaaattaaatgtactGGAAACTTTCGGTCATTGGAGTTACATAAATCGGgaataaatgaaattttttatgagTTAATGTATTGTGCTTCGGCTGCCACGCGCCgtcatttttttcccaaaatatttatCTTTTCTAAACTCTAACTTTCATGTCTCAAATTCCAACATATAAATATTAGATTTTGGAAAactaaaatatgattattttttgttCGGTCATCCGAAAATAATACATCCAGACTCATGCTCCCTTCTAACAGttttttttgtgatttcagACCATGATTAAGTCCGATGTCTGAATTCAAGCTAGTCTTTTCTAACGAAATCGAACTCTATATTTCAAGTGAATATCAAGTGCTAATgactaaaaataaatttgtcgATATAAATGAtggaaattaaaataaataaatatatatatatgactaaATTATTAACAAACGtgttaataattttaagattaaTTCAGAGCACCAGAATACGAAACTTAATTACGAGCAAAGGAAATCTGATACCTATccctttttatatatataaatacggtgttaaaaaataaataaattaaggcCAGAACCGGGCCCATTGTTTCATTTCCAGCTCCTCCGGTTTAATATCTTCTATTGTCCGGTTCGTGTAAGTTGAAATCAAGCTAAATATAAAAGCCCCTTAAATTACTAAGCAATATGTTTTTCAATAGTATAAAAAAATGTTTCTTAGTAAATTTTAGAGTCAATTTGGTTTTTttcttttactattttttactacttgtaaatcaaattaataaagGACCAAAAAATGTCCACTTTACGTTTTGACGTTAAAAAAATATCGTAATTGAATTATGgcaacaaaataaaaatcaataggatataaattattattttttgcataattgactataatatttaattttaatatatgtttTTAATTCTTTCTATATATTATCTTTTGcgatttgagtaggtctcttgtgagacggtctcacgaatctttatcagtgagacgggtcaacactatcgatattcacaataaaaagtaatactcttagcataaaaagtaatactttttcatggatgacccaaataaaagacacgtctcacaaaatacgacctgcgagactgtttcacacaagtttttgtcttgcGATTTCGTTCCTCTagtttttcaaattttagatttaatccattattatttttcttattttacaaatttagtctttttttaCGTAACACAGACATTAACTTTCATGgaaaaaaaaacctaaaaatAGCTAGCCACACAAAAAAAGATAGATAGATGACTAAAACTAAATTTAGTACTATTATAATGACAAAAATCGCGAGAATTAAATATAgataattagaaaaaaaaacgCGATTTTAAGTTTAAAAGGCTTCTTAATCAAGTGGTGGATGAGGCGTGTGACGATCATTTGCTCCAGATCCCGGATAGTCTCTGTTCATCTCAAGATCCATCCTACCAACAATGAATACATTATTTTCTACACTTTCCTCAACATTGTCTGCTTTATCCACCTGTTTCCATCAATCAAAACAAAAGCTTAacagtaaaatatttttagaaaaagaaCTCATCATGTACGTGCACTCACACCACACAATTATTAAGGAGGAGAAGATTAGTTCCTCCTTAAATCTTGCCAGTTTTATGCCCTAAATCTCCTTATATCCAATGTGAAACAAACATTTAGGTTTCACTTGATTGATCCATcgatttcaaatgtatttttattattttaaaaaagtaagatcataaacttcaaatcaataattttgtatatttaatttatatagtGTTCTATGTTAATGtagatgaatttcaaattcactcaATAACgatatcatttgaaattcattatacTTTCTATAAATAATTAAGGTACGAATTTAAGATTTCATTTATTGTTTCATTATTAACAATAAAACAAGAATCGAAAtacatgaatttcaaatcatctCCCCGAGTGAATCCTTAAGAAAAAACCCTAGTAGTCATCTACTTCTGGTTGGGTTGACATAAACATCTTCCACGAAGGAGATAGGTTTGGATTCTAACCCCGCCCCCGATCGTACATAAGAAAAAAAAACTCCCTAGTAAAGACATGCTCTAAGCAAGAAATTCTATGTTTGGTTAGCTATTTTCAAGTGGTGATGTACCTTTAATGCATCATTTGGTGAGGGGGAAACTTCATGAATCTCATGTAACATTAGCATAGCACCTGCAATTATTTAccaaaacaaaaagaaagtTGTGGTTAATATTTTTACAGATTACAAAACTCTTGATTAATCAAAGTAATTAACTAAATACTTCTTGAATTTGGAAGATCACTGAAAGAAGCAAGGAAATAGAAAGAAAGTAGTAAGGTCACAAATATTGCACGAAGGGTCGTCATTTTAATTTCTATAACATTTATTGAAGTCAAATTGTAATGTGACATTTCATCTAAATCCCAGCTGCTGTATTTATACAAGAATGTTTCGGATAGAATAATAATATATACACCATATGTGTTGGTTGTTGTTCAAGCACACACACATTATTATTCttaatttgaaggaaaaaaagTTGTAAAAGAATCATGTTTTGGAGACATACCTAACATGctgtttttaatctttttttttatttgttaaaataattatattggtAGTGAAGTTCCAGATCAGGTGTTTATTGTACTTGTTTAATTGTAATATTCCCACAAAAATCACCTTTttctttgtgaatttttttaagcTTTAACCAATTATGTGTTCTAGAAGACATGGTTTAATTGTattataatatttgaatgtttGAGAATCAAAATAGTTTATATTTGCTCATATTGATGTGAAGTCGGATATTGATGTTGTTTTCGATCGATAACACATCGACACTCTATTGAAAAAGAACTAAAATTGTATTAAAAAGGGTAAATAAGTGGACTCAGACTTCAAATTGGCCGACAATATGAATAAAAACGAGGAATATACAAATCACATAACCAAAAATATGGTTTTCCATAATTTTGTGCCAACGGaagctaatcatgttcttacgTTTCTATGAAATCGAGGTTGTTCTAATTCATGTTGGGTCAGCGTCCGACTCATTATACACCAAGTTGTGTGTCGTCCTTCacaaactaataataataatttttggtaGGATATACGGTGTACAATTTTCAATATGGTACGGTGTGGTATAACATCCTAGGTATTTAGGATAGTTGGAAAGAAGCACAAGTGAAGCGAATAAATTTAGTAGtgaaggaaaataatatttccgaaattaattgatataattccttagatttaaattatttccccaaaattatatttttcttgttaAGTTGATTTCATATACTATCTTGTGagattttgtctttctagataatgagataattatacaaatatattctagatatgatatttataatgatgatatgatatcaatgtttaaatatagtttatttctaattaaactCTTACATTCCTTATGAAATAGGTTGCCTTGTGGAGATAAAAGTCTATATCAATAAATAAGAGATCAAGGACATCATCGCTCTCTCTCTTCTCGGCTTCTTCATTGAGATTAATCATACACATACTTTCGTACGTCGTGGAATTTCAGAGAAAGATATTATCAACGTTGTTGCTGCTTTGAAGATAGTCGTCACACGTGTTGTGTTGAATGTTGGGGACATCTacagacaacatccgtaacgaAGTTGGTTGAAGATCGTTTTCGTGGCTCCTCTTTTGACATCACGTTTTTGCTTTCTCGATTAagttttattttgattatttgttttaGAAAGTGTTTATTTTCTCAatgtgttgaggaaattgatttttgtgaaaatcactagtgataggtttttgtaaacgattgGTTTTtcctagtgattaatttttgccctgaggcaccgtacaagtatttatacttgtgcaaatttaatttttttcatttctttatttaaagtgaatttgtgttacaaactttaatattctgctgcatgttgtcttaaatgttgtaacatttgacacaacacttaattctgataaaacacaaatttacaatTTACACATATCTGTCGAACGTTattcctttcaagtggtatctgtaatgtccgagattttgattattgtaatctgaaatgatttattcataattgatgtgattatagatagaaagaatcagaccgggaaagacaaaagaagactgaattatgtgcgaggactgaacccctcgcgcatatgcgcggggtaggcagagaacctcacgcttatgcgcgacaggacccgcgcatatgcgcgagtatggcagagaacctcgcgcatatgcgccggaaggggACGCACATATGCGTGAGTAGAGGAAAGCTTgaaggccgagaccagtaggtctcgcgcatatgcgccgaggaaggtcgcgcatatgcacgagacgtgtTGCACAAAGATGAAGCCATTTG from Primulina tabacum isolate GXHZ01 chromosome 14, ASM2559414v2, whole genome shotgun sequence includes:
- the LOC142525063 gene encoding uncharacterized protein LOC142525063, with amino-acid sequence MSHYNLTSINVIEIKMTTLRAIFVTLLLSFYFLASFSAMLMLHEIHEVSPSPNDALKVDKADNVEESVENNVFIVGRMDLEMNRDYPGSGANDRHTPHPPLD